A genome region from Candidatus Bathyarchaeota archaeon includes the following:
- a CDS encoding GNAT family N-acetyltransferase, whose translation MKIVPYREIPDKKELLPLMSMAFGWPYNPQKFEEIAEIDPRLKNSPIGFCMLENNEAVGFVGVMDLQTKTIEGKVETVGGIWGVVTSPSHTRRGIATELMRSAHNYFDDKGYRFSFLLTARTIIAYAFYRKLGYKDATDFPSAHKIIEERKKPSGKKKEESKEVDWEKVVEIYNRFAADKAGFTVRDKKYFEVLRKREKIKPERIFLGENGYVIFKENEEAVFVNEIIALTTEEARNLISFLERKGKPIVCDRTVLDEKILGVYESLGYMIRKKSHDLLMVKELTEKKTFSQVYGGKFYMTNLDFF comes from the coding sequence ATGAAAATTGTTCCGTACCGTGAAATACCGGACAAGAAAGAATTGCTGCCCCTCATGTCTATGGCTTTTGGATGGCCATATAACCCTCAAAAATTTGAAGAAATTGCGGAAATTGACCCTCGTTTAAAGAATTCTCCTATTGGCTTTTGTATGCTTGAAAACAACGAAGCAGTTGGCTTTGTGGGAGTTATGGACTTGCAAACTAAAACTATAGAAGGTAAGGTTGAAACTGTCGGGGGTATATGGGGAGTTGTAACTTCTCCAAGCCATACTAGGCGGGGAATTGCAACAGAGCTTATGAGGTCAGCTCATAACTACTTCGACGATAAAGGTTATAGATTCTCTTTCTTACTAACTGCACGCACCATAATAGCCTACGCATTTTACAGAAAACTCGGCTACAAAGACGCAACCGACTTTCCAAGCGCCCACAAAATAATAGAAGAAAGGAAAAAGCCTTCTGGGAAAAAGAAGGAGGAAAGCAAAGAGGTCGACTGGGAAAAAGTTGTGGAAATCTACAACAGGTTTGCTGCCGATAAAGCTGGCTTCACTGTGAGAGACAAAAAATACTTTGAAGTACTCAGAAAACGTGAGAAGATAAAGCCGGAAAGAATATTTCTAGGTGAAAACGGCTATGTAATTTTCAAGGAAAACGAAGAAGCCGTTTTTGTTAATGAGATAATTGCGTTAACAACCGAGGAAGCAAGGAACCTAATATCTTTCCTTGAAAGAAAAGGGAAACCCATAGTCTGCGATAGAACGGTGCTGGACGAAAAAATACTGGGAGTCTATGAATCGCTTGGATACATGATTCGAAAGAAGAGCCACGATTTACTCATGGTGAAAGAGCTAACTGAAAAGAAAACCTTTAGCCAAGTTTACGGCGGAAAATTCTACATGACCAACCTAGACTTCTTCTAA
- a CDS encoding nucleotidyltransferase domain-containing protein: MAKKPVLRAERIHVVYDEKRWKLLQKLRRKAAKIMHVLESSSLHCIVHGSIARGDVTAKSDVDIFIPNPPSSFMVETALEKAGIPINRRIIVQATPSYAVKAYIEVEEKVSVSFPLVKLRPLEREFYKFGGEINLQMLKENRRVPGVDKRLMLIEPTEDGHVESSVIGREEHVAKLLKLSTDIVLDRVHALTRRDKVGRTGVFLERELAPEENFEAVLKRLADKNPAIRRRIRFSEK; encoded by the coding sequence TTGGCTAAAAAACCGGTTTTGCGAGCTGAAAGAATCCATGTTGTTTATGATGAAAAACGCTGGAAACTGCTTCAGAAGCTCAGGAGAAAAGCAGCAAAAATTATGCATGTGTTAGAAAGTTCTAGTCTGCATTGTATTGTTCATGGAAGCATAGCTAGAGGAGATGTAACAGCTAAAAGCGACGTAGACATTTTCATTCCAAATCCGCCTTCGTCCTTTATGGTTGAAACAGCCCTTGAAAAAGCCGGAATTCCGATAAATAGGCGGATAATTGTTCAGGCAACTCCTTCTTACGCTGTGAAGGCATACATAGAAGTCGAAGAGAAAGTTTCAGTCTCCTTTCCTCTGGTTAAGCTTAGGCCGTTAGAAAGGGAGTTCTACAAATTTGGAGGAGAAATAAACTTGCAGATGCTTAAAGAAAATAGGCGGGTTCCAGGTGTAGATAAGCGTTTAATGTTGATAGAACCAACTGAGGACGGACATGTGGAAAGTTCTGTCATTGGCAGAGAGGAACACGTGGCCAAACTTCTCAAATTGTCAACTGACATAGTTTTGGATAGAGTTCACGCATTAACTCGCAGAGATAAAGTTGGGAGAACAGGGGTTTTCCTTGAAAGGGAATTAGCACCCGAAGAAAATTTTGAGGCTGTTTTGAAAAGATTAGCTGATAAAAATCCTGCTATTAGAAGGAGAATTAGATTTTCTGAGAAATAG
- a CDS encoding divalent-cation tolerance protein CutA, with protein MTYIVVLVTASGKEEAERIVNALLEEKLIACANIFGPVSSNFWWKGKIDSAEEYMVFMKSDEKLFEELAERVRQLHSYKVPEIIALPIIKGFRKYLEWIEENVKSGERFG; from the coding sequence ATGACCTACATAGTTGTTCTGGTTACGGCATCCGGCAAAGAAGAAGCAGAAAGAATAGTTAATGCCCTATTAGAAGAGAAACTCATTGCATGCGCAAACATTTTCGGGCCAGTCTCATCTAACTTCTGGTGGAAAGGGAAAATCGATTCCGCCGAGGAGTACATGGTTTTCATGAAATCCGATGAAAAACTCTTCGAAGAGTTAGCTGAACGTGTAAGGCAACTTCATAGCTATAAGGTTCCAGAAATAATTGCACTGCCAATAATTAAGGGATTTAGAAAATATCTTGAATGGATAGAGGAAAACGTTAAGTCCGGTGAACGATTTGGCTAA
- a CDS encoding TIGR00269 family protein: MKAVHSASCTLCKRREPVYFRPYSGEKLCAKCFIKSIEDKVRATISKYEMFKFDDRIAVAVSGGKDSTSLLYILEKIERKFPKSTLVAVTVDEGIRGYRDEALKIAEKNCEKLGIEHHIVSFKELFGYKLDEIVKLMKKRKAELSPCAYCGVLRRRALNIAARKANADKIATAHSLDDEVQTILLNIMHGDPLRLARQKPVTEEVHRKLVRRVKPFCEIPEREIAFYAFLKKIRFQSYPCPYAPQALRSDIRTMLNRLEEKHPGMKFTIFRSFERIRPALEKLAEKEKLGECKICGEPTTGEICKVCEMLQELGIK, encoded by the coding sequence ATGAAAGCCGTACATTCTGCTAGCTGTACTCTATGCAAACGAAGGGAACCCGTCTATTTTAGGCCTTATTCAGGCGAGAAGCTATGCGCAAAATGTTTCATAAAATCAATTGAGGACAAGGTTAGAGCCACAATTTCAAAATATGAAATGTTCAAGTTTGACGATAGAATAGCAGTTGCAGTTTCAGGAGGAAAAGACAGCACATCGTTACTATACATTTTGGAGAAAATTGAAAGAAAATTTCCGAAATCCACACTTGTGGCAGTTACTGTCGACGAAGGAATTAGGGGATACAGAGATGAAGCTCTAAAAATTGCAGAGAAAAACTGCGAAAAACTTGGAATTGAACACCATATCGTCTCGTTTAAAGAACTTTTTGGATATAAACTGGACGAAATAGTAAAACTGATGAAGAAGAGGAAAGCTGAGCTTTCTCCATGCGCCTACTGCGGAGTACTGCGAAGAAGAGCCCTAAACATAGCTGCAAGAAAAGCAAACGCAGATAAAATTGCAACTGCCCACAGCCTAGACGACGAAGTGCAGACTATACTGCTAAACATTATGCATGGAGACCCGCTTAGACTGGCTAGGCAAAAACCCGTCACTGAAGAAGTTCACCGAAAACTTGTTAGACGTGTTAAGCCTTTCTGCGAAATTCCAGAAAGAGAAATAGCCTTCTACGCTTTCCTCAAAAAAATAAGATTCCAAAGCTATCCCTGCCCATATGCGCCTCAAGCCCTCAGAAGCGACATACGCACAATGCTCAACAGACTAGAAGAAAAACATCCGGGAATGAAATTTACAATTTTCCGTTCTTTCGAAAGGATAAGGCCAGCCTTAGAAAAGTTAGCTGAAAAAGAAAAACTAGGTGAATGCAAAATCTGTGGAGAACCAACAACAGGCGAAATCTGTAAAGTCTGTGAAATGCTCCAAGAACTAGGAATTAAATGA
- the amrS gene encoding AmmeMemoRadiSam system radical SAM enzyme → MKMKTPTVRGAVLYEKLADEKVRCNLCERRCVIPSGMKGYCKTRINLDGKLYTLVYGDLSALESRPIEIKPFFHYWPGSTALTFSTWSCNFGCAWCQNFHLSTVEPNPKNANFYSPEKIVKLALRFGDEGLCASFQEPTLLTDWTLDLFKLGKAEGLYCCYVSNGYMTLEALKLLKEAGMDGLKIDLKGDAETYRRYCGGTDVEKVWRNAREAKKMGLHVEIVNLVVTGVNDSEECLEWIIERHLKEVGPETPLHFTRYFPAYKFSNPPTRVKILEKAYEMAKKAGVLYPYLGNVAGHKYENTYCPRCGATLIKRYGYSIIDYRVTEDKKCPKCGFKIPITGKYIKKARFSFAL, encoded by the coding sequence ATGAAAATGAAAACTCCCACCGTCCGTGGGGCGGTTTTATACGAAAAATTAGCAGATGAAAAAGTTAGGTGTAACCTTTGCGAAAGGAGATGCGTAATTCCGTCGGGTATGAAGGGCTACTGTAAAACCCGAATTAATTTAGATGGAAAACTTTACACGCTTGTCTACGGTGACTTAAGCGCATTGGAAAGTAGGCCGATTGAGATAAAGCCGTTTTTCCATTACTGGCCAGGTTCAACGGCCCTAACCTTTTCAACGTGGTCATGCAACTTTGGCTGTGCATGGTGTCAAAACTTCCACTTATCAACAGTTGAACCGAATCCTAAAAATGCAAATTTCTATTCGCCGGAAAAAATAGTTAAACTAGCCCTAAGGTTTGGGGACGAAGGCTTATGTGCAAGTTTTCAAGAGCCAACCCTACTGACAGATTGGACGTTAGACCTTTTCAAGCTTGGAAAAGCAGAGGGGCTTTACTGCTGTTACGTTTCTAACGGCTACATGACACTTGAAGCTCTGAAGCTTTTGAAAGAGGCTGGAATGGACGGGTTAAAGATAGACTTGAAGGGAGACGCGGAAACTTATAGGCGATACTGCGGAGGAACAGACGTGGAGAAAGTTTGGAGGAACGCCAGAGAAGCCAAAAAGATGGGGTTGCACGTTGAAATTGTAAATTTAGTTGTAACTGGAGTCAACGACAGCGAAGAATGCCTAGAATGGATTATAGAAAGACATCTTAAGGAGGTTGGACCTGAAACTCCTCTGCATTTTACACGTTATTTTCCAGCTTACAAATTCAGCAACCCGCCGACAAGGGTTAAGATTTTGGAAAAAGCCTATGAAATGGCTAAAAAAGCCGGAGTGCTGTATCCTTATCTTGGAAATGTTGCCGGCCACAAGTACGAGAACACCTACTGCCCAAGATGCGGTGCAACACTCATAAAGAGATACGGCTATTCCATAATTGATTATAGAGTAACCGAGGATAAAAAGTGCCCAAAATGCGGTTTCAAGATTCCGATAACTGGGAAGTACATTAAGAAAGCAAGATTTTCGTTTGCATTATAG
- the thiL gene encoding thiamine-phosphate kinase — protein MTEKKLGEREIIEIIFSKLDKTSRMSVPFGDDVSAIKLGNNLIAVLKTDMLVAETDVPPKMSFWQASRKAVVMNISDFAAKGVKPTAILVSLGLPRKLAREDVIKQIAEGLNAGAREYDAYVLGGDTNEACDLIIACMLYGVAEENRIVSRSDAKPGDYVAVTGLFGKTSAGLKILLENLKTPKRIEKRLVNSVLMPKARLKEGLALAETGAVTASIDSSDGLAWSLHEIAKASKVGFEIDKVPMAPEAEKFAKIHNLDPMELCFYGGEEYELVVTIKPKLWSKAQKAVEKTGGKLFKIGKVIRERTIRLKIEDKTIPIEARGWEHFKKRFG, from the coding sequence TTGACTGAAAAGAAGCTTGGCGAGAGGGAAATAATTGAAATAATTTTCAGCAAGTTGGATAAAACCTCTAGGATGAGCGTACCCTTCGGCGACGATGTTTCAGCCATAAAACTTGGAAACAACTTAATTGCCGTTTTGAAAACTGATATGCTGGTTGCGGAGACGGATGTACCGCCAAAAATGAGTTTTTGGCAAGCTTCTCGTAAGGCAGTAGTAATGAACATTAGCGATTTTGCAGCTAAGGGAGTTAAACCAACCGCAATTTTAGTTTCGTTGGGGCTCCCCAGGAAACTTGCAAGGGAAGATGTAATCAAACAAATTGCTGAGGGATTAAACGCTGGAGCCCGTGAATATGATGCTTACGTTTTAGGTGGAGACACAAATGAAGCATGCGACTTAATAATAGCATGTATGCTCTACGGTGTAGCAGAAGAAAATAGAATTGTAAGTCGAAGCGACGCCAAACCTGGAGACTACGTTGCAGTTACGGGGCTTTTTGGAAAAACATCTGCAGGATTGAAAATTTTGCTTGAAAACTTGAAGACTCCGAAGCGGATTGAAAAAAGGCTTGTTAATTCTGTTTTAATGCCAAAAGCCAGATTAAAAGAAGGTTTAGCATTGGCTGAAACTGGAGCAGTAACAGCCTCAATAGACTCAAGCGACGGCTTAGCATGGAGCCTCCACGAAATAGCAAAAGCCAGCAAAGTAGGCTTCGAAATAGACAAAGTTCCAATGGCGCCCGAAGCTGAAAAATTCGCTAAAATACACAATTTAGACCCAATGGAACTATGCTTCTACGGAGGAGAAGAATACGAATTAGTAGTCACAATAAAGCCTAAACTGTGGAGTAAAGCCCAAAAGGCAGTTGAAAAAACTGGAGGAAAACTATTCAAAATTGGAAAAGTAATCAGGGAAAGAACTATCCGCCTGAAAATAGAAGATAAGACCATTCCAATAGAAGCTCGAGGATGGGAACATTTCAAGAAAAGGTTTGGCTGA